Part of the Candidatus Poribacteria bacterium genome, CGGATGAGATATATACAGCTTTCATGGAAGGCATATCACTTACAACAGGAGATTAGAGGAAAAGCGGGAAGAAGAGCACGTCTAGATCCCCTAACGTTGACTTTCGACCGTGAAGGGTGATATAATACCCTTTGAGCAAAGGGGACAAGGAGGATCTCGCATGGGAGGGGTGAAACCGAACATAATTTTGATCCTCGCCGACGACATGGGATACGGCGATATCGGGGCTTTCGGAAACGAGGATGTGGATACGCCCATACTCGATCACCTCGCATCTGAAGGCATCGTGTTGACACAGCATTATTCTGCTTCTCCCGTCTGTGCGCCCGCTCGGGCAGCTCTGCTCACGGGCCGCTATCCCCACCGCACCGGGGCCATAGATACGCTTGAAGGGCGCGGGCTTGATAGATTGGCGCTGCGTGAGGTGACGTTGGCCGATGTGCTCAAGTCGGCCGGCTATGCCACGGGCCTCATAGGGAAATGGCATCTCGGCGCTCTCGATCCGAGATATCATCCCAACGCCCGGGGTTTCGACGAATTCGTGGGCTTTCGAGGTGGATGGAGCGATTACTGGGTATGGCGGCTTGATTATAACGGGACCTTCCGCAAATCGGATGGGAGATATCTCACGGACGTGTTCACCGAAGAGGCCCTGGGATTCATCGAACGGCATAGGAACGAACCCTTTTTCCTCCATCTCACCTATAACGCCCCGCATTTCCCCCTGCAGGTGCCGGATGAGGAAGTTGAGCCGTTTCGCCGTATGGGCAAGTTCACCGAAGGCGTGGCTCGGATCTACGGCATGAACCGTCGCATGGACAAGGGCATAGGGAGGATACTGGAGGCGCTGAAGAGATACGGCCTCGCCGAGAACACATTCCTGCTGTTTACCAGCGATAACGGTCCCCAGTTCGGCGGAAAGGGCGATATGAACACGACGCGTTACAACGCCCTCTTCAACGGGTGTAAGGGGAACGTCTACGAGGGCGGTATCCGCGTGCCGGCGATCCTAAGATGGCCCGCCGGACTGGACGGAAGCAGAACGCTGAGCTCCTTCGTCCACTTCACGGATTGGATGCCCACCATCCTGGCCGTCGCGGGCGTAGACGTACCTAAGGGTTTAAAGCTCGACGGATATAACGTGTTGCGGGTGCTGCGAGGCGAAACGGATGAGATCAACGACCGCCGCTTCTGGCAATGGAACAGATACACCCCCGTTCCGAACTGCAACGCGGCCATGCGTGACGGTCCGTGGAAGCTGGTACGTCCCCCGATCAAAGAGGCGATGTGGATCACGAAGGAGGACGCGGAGATGGATCGCCGGTTAAAGTATGAACCTGAGGGTATCACCGATATCTGCCGCGATCCTGAGCCACAACGGGATATCCCCGATCCACATCCGCCGCTGCTCTTCAATATCGAGGATGATCCATATGAAAGGAGAAACCTCGCCGAGGATCATCCCGATCTGGTGGAGAAGATGCAGGAGGAACTCGATCGATGGTTCGATTCGGTCGAGGCGGAGCGCAGGAGCATAAGCGATCCATAAGCTTTGGGAGATGTAGATCGCCGTGAAGAGACATATCGCTTTAATCCTTACGGCTTCAATCCTCGTTCTCGCCCTCACATTGGGCTGCTCGCATATCAGAAAGACCAGAATCGGTAGATCCGAGCCGGAGCTTATACCTGACGTTAAGCTGGAGGAACTCCTGCCGCAAAGCCTAAACGGATGGTCATCGGTTAAATCGAGCCTCTACACGCCGGAAAACCTCTATGAGTATATAGACGGCGAAGCGGAGGCATTTCTCGCCTTCGACTTTCGATCCCTTCTCTCCACGACCTATAGCAGGAACGGCTCAGGCGAAATAACCGTGGACATCTACGACATGAAATCGCCCAAAAATGCCTTCGGGATCTACAGCTCTCTAAGGTATGGAGATCTAAACTACGTTGATATCGGGAATCAAGGATTTCTAACCAAAGATGAGTTGGATTTCTGGAAGGGCAGGTTTTTCGTCAAGGTGATTGATTTTACCACGGACGGGTCCGCGGAGATGATACCCCGTTTCGAAAAGTTCATCGCGTCGAAGATACCCGATCCCACAACCGAGGAATATCTGATAAGGCTCCTGCCGAAGGAGGGGCTTGTTCCCAACTCCGCCAAGTTCATACTGAAGAACATGTTGGGACAGAGCTTCCTTTCAAACGGATTTATGGCCGAATATCGGATCGATGGCGAGGAATGTCAGTTCTTCTATTCGGAGCAGGAGAGCGACGAGGCGGCTAAAAAGGCGTTCGAGATGTACAGATCGACCTTTCCGAACGCATCTCCAACTCCCAGGGAGATAGGCGATGAGAGCTTTATCGGAAACGATCCTTACTATAAGACCGTAATCGCCTTCAGGAAAGGCAGATTTTTGGGTGCTGTGCTCAAGTCGCCGGGTATGGAAGAGGGGATAAAGCTGATAAAGGCATTTCTATCGAACGCTATTACACGTTAACACGTTGAACGTTTAACGTTCCAACGTTCAACGTGCTAACGTTTCCCTTGCTCTATCGCCCTGTTCATCACGTCGACTATGTTTTTGTGACACGCGAAACCGCTGAACCGTATTTTACCCTCCTTTTTGAGCTTTTCAAAGGCCTCGGGCAGCCTCGGATCGTTCATCGCCTCGACGCTGTGGAGAGGCGGGACGAGTTCATTAATTTCACAGAACCCGCTTACAGGATAAGGGGAAAATCGTGAGGTTTCGCGGGAAATGGGAAGATGGAAGGGATGACCCCCCTTTTGGCGTGTTCCGCCAAAGGGGGATCAAGCTGCTTCCTTCACCTTCTTTTGAGCTCTCCCCAGGTGATGGAGAGTTTACCGGCTGGGGCGACGGGGGTAACGCCGAGCGTCTTGGCGAGACCGTCGTTCATTATCTCTTTGATCTCGTCCTCGGTGAGAGCCACGTTG contains:
- a CDS encoding arylsulfatase — its product is MGGVKPNIILILADDMGYGDIGAFGNEDVDTPILDHLASEGIVLTQHYSASPVCAPARAALLTGRYPHRTGAIDTLEGRGLDRLALREVTLADVLKSAGYATGLIGKWHLGALDPRYHPNARGFDEFVGFRGGWSDYWVWRLDYNGTFRKSDGRYLTDVFTEEALGFIERHRNEPFFLHLTYNAPHFPLQVPDEEVEPFRRMGKFTEGVARIYGMNRRMDKGIGRILEALKRYGLAENTFLLFTSDNGPQFGGKGDMNTTRYNALFNGCKGNVYEGGIRVPAILRWPAGLDGSRTLSSFVHFTDWMPTILAVAGVDVPKGLKLDGYNVLRVLRGETDEINDRRFWQWNRYTPVPNCNAAMRDGPWKLVRPPIKEAMWITKEDAEMDRRLKYEPEGITDICRDPEPQRDIPDPHPPLLFNIEDDPYERRNLAEDHPDLVEKMQEELDRWFDSVEAERRSISDP